ACGGGACGAGTAGGTTCAAATATAATAAAATTAGCACTAAAGGATTCAGCTGAAGTGACAGCATTAGCACGTGATTTAAGTAGAATAGAAATACAACATGAAAGGTTGCGAGTGATAGAAGGTAATGTATTAAACGAAAATGATATAAAGAAAGCGATAGAAGGAAGTGATATAGTAATTAGTGCACTTGGAACGGATCAAAATGGAACATTAGCGAAGAGTATGCCACAAATTATAAAGGAAATGGAAGAAAAAGGGGTTCGTAAAATCATTACAATAGGAACAGCTGGTATTTTACAAGCAAGATCAAATCCCAATTTATATCGTTTTCAATCAACGGAATCCAAAAGGAAAACGACAACGGCAGCAGAAGATCATTTGGCTGCATATAAGGTACTAAGTAATAGTAATCATTTATGTTGGACAGTTGTTTGTCCGACACATTTAATAGACGGTGAGGCGATAAAGGTATATCGAACTGAAAAAGATATATTGCCAGAAGGTGGATCAAAAATTACAGTAGGTGATACAGCACACTTTGCATGGGACCTATGCAAGAAAAACATATATGAAAATAGTCGAGTAGGTATTGCATATTAAAAAACCATCCCGAAGTCGGGATGGTTAAAAGATGATATAACATACGAAGATGATAATCATAATGATTTGGAGAATTGCTTTCGCTACTGTACTGCTTAAAAAACCAACTACAGTAGCGACTCCAACTAGAAAGGCATCTTTTGGCGCTTTTTTATGCACTAGTTCTGTTATAAATACTGATAAGAACGGTATGATAATAAGTCCGAATGGGGGGAAGAAGAACGATCCGACAATGATAGAAATCATTCCGACACGTTCGCCCCATTTAGAACTACCGTATTTTTTTAAAAAATATCCATTTGCAATAAAGTCAGCAACGAAAATGAAAAGAGTAAAAATGATTTGAATAATCCAAAAAGAAGTTGTTAATTCTCCTCCATTTATACCGAAATGGTAAATCAAATATCCAGCCCAGACAGCTAGTATGCCAGGGATAATTGGATAAATAAAGGCGAGAAATGAAACAACGAAACAGGCAATGATACAAATTGTTAATAAAACAGTCACTTTATAGCTCCTTTTTAATATCTAGTTTATGTACAGCAACTTTTTTGACTTGATGTCCATCAAGTTCTAATACTTTAAATTGAAAACCAGCATATTCAATGGAATAGCCAGCTTCAATATTTAAGTCAATTGCTTGAGAGAGAAGCCATCCTCCGATTGTATCTAAATCACTATCATCAATATGTAGGCCAAAGATATCATTTACTTCAGAAATAAGCACCTTTCCATCTAAAACAGTAAGCTTAGGCGTACGTTTTTCAATCATAGGTGATTCATCCGCATCGAATTCATCTTGAATTTCTCCAATGATTTCTTCAAGAATATCTTCCATCGTTAAAAGCCCGGCAGTTCCACCATATTCATCCATAACGATTGCCATCTGAACACGATTTTTTTGAAGATGTACTAACGTTTTACGAATTGGAACTGTTTCAAATACAGTTAGAACAGGATGTATATAAGATTCAAGTGGTTTATAAATACCTTTTGTTTGATCATGGAATACTTCTTTCGTATTGATCATCCCGATAATATCATCTTTATCTTTTTCAATGATTGGATAGCGTGTATATTTTTCAGTAGCGACGATATCCATATTTTCTTCTAACGTATTTTCAGTAGATAGGCAAATCATTTCGGTACGAGGAACCATAATTTCTTTTGCAACTCGATCATCAAATTCAAAAATATTATTTACATATTTATATTCGGTTTGGTTTATTTCACCACTTTTAAAACTTTCACCTAATATGAGTCGCAATTCCTCTTCAGAATGAGCCAGTTCATTTTCTTTCGCAGGTTCTAATCCGAGTAGTTTTGTGAAAAATATAGCTGTACTATTGAGCAGCCAAATGAATGGATACATAATTTTATCAAATAAAATAAGCGGTCTTGCAAATTTAAGTGTGATTGCTTCTGCTTTTTGAATTGCGAAAGACTTTGGAACTAACTCACCTAATACAACGTGGAAAAATGTAATAACGCTAAAAGCGATAATAAAAGATAAAGTGTTAGCCATTGTTCCAGTAATATTAATTTTTTCAAAGAGCGGTCGTAGCAAATGTTCTACAGTCGGTTCACCAAGCCAACCAAGCCCTAAAGAAGTGATTGTAATCCCGAGCTGACAAGCTGATAAATAAACATCTAAATTTGATATGACACTTCTTGCAGCTAAAGCTTGTTTATTACCTTCATTTGCAAGTTGGTCAATTCGACTTTTTCGTACTTTTACAACAGCGAATTCTGATGCAACGAAAAAGCCAGAAATAAGAATAAGTACAAAGATGAGAAAAATATTTAATATGTCCAAGTGTATTCTCCATTCCAAGGTTTGGAATAAAGATGTCACCTCCTGCAATTATGTTATACTTTTATAATAAATCCAAATGAAAAGAATAGTCAAAGGAAAAGGGTAAATATTGGTATGTTTCTGTAATAGTTTTTGAATTTGCTGTTATTTTGTCCGCTATACAAAAGGAATAACCCTCTACTTTTAGATTATAGAGGGTTATTTCAAATTAAGGTTTTGGAACACTTCTCGTTAAAGTGTATGACTGTTGCTTGGAGTAATTTGTGGTCCATAGTGTTTGAAGGAAAGAAAGCATGCTATAAGGGATATAGAGTAGTAATAAGCCGATTGTAACAATTATGGGGGAATTTCCGCCAAATTGAACGATAAATTGTAACAGTCCATTTGCATGAAAAACGCATTCCATAAAAACGAATGAAAGAATAATGGAACCTAAAATTGATTTATGATTCGAAGTAAGCGCCAAAAACAATGTATCCACAAGAAAAGAATCATGTTTTATTTCATATTCATTTTTGTTTTTCAAGAAAGGAATCCATTTTTGTACTGCTTGCATAACGATAATCATGGAAGTACTACATACGATAATAAAAGATGAGTAGTAAGGAAGGTTTATAAATTGTGCAACGTATAGAAGTAGTAATAAGACTGAACATTGTAATACTACAGTGCAAAAAGAGTAAGGTATCCAATTTAATACAGTAGTAAACTTTTTAAACGAGTTAGGTAATTTGAAAAATAAATGGCCGATACCCAAACTTATGAAAAATCCGATCGCAAGGGTAAAAGTAAAACGAACAATCGATATAAAATATATTTCCCATATGTAAGGGAATAATGGTGTTGAATGATTAGAAGTATGTATCATTTGGTTTGCTGAGAAAAAGATAGATTCATGCATCCAATCAACCTTTGGAATTGATATAGAAGAAAGCTGTGCGAAGTTTTGAAAAATGCTAATAAATCCATTTTGATAAGAGTAATTGTGTGTAGTAAAAAGAGCTGGAATAGGACTTATGGCAAAAATAACAATAACACCAATTATAAATTTACATATATGTGAGTGTAATAAGGACATATAACCACCTGCTCTTGGAATATTCAGAAAATTCTTATTCTTATTTTAGCTTTTTTTGAAAGAAGTTACAATATATTTTTCATTCAGCAATTCAGAGAGAAGATTTGATAGCAAAAATATGCAAGTGAAGGATTGATGAATAAATTATGACAAGAAAATGAATAATTTTCAGAAAAATAAAATAAATTATTTATTTTTTTCTGAAAATATAATATAGTTATGGCACAGAAAGTATTTTAACATAAGGAGGCTTTTTATGAGGATTAAAGGGAATTACGTGCCGAAAAGGGAAGTTTTACTGTGCTCAAGTTCGATTACGATAGGGGAAGCGTTAGAGCATTTAAATAAAACAGGGTATCGTTGTGTACCAGTTTTAGATGAAAAAAAAGAGAAATTTTTAGGGAATATATATAAAGTAGATATTTTAGAATATAAAGGATCACTTGATGAGAGTGTAATACAATTATTAAACGATAAAGAAGGATTTGTGAGAGAAGATTCATCTTTCTTTAAAGTATTTTTTACAATAAAAAAATTGCCTTATTTATCAGTAGTTGACGAAAAAGGGGTTTTCCTTGGAATTTTAACGCATAAAAAAGTTTTTGAGTTATTAGAGGATGCATGGGGCGTTCACTCTAGTAAATACTCTGTCATGATTGGGACGCAAGACTATAATGGAGCAATCCAAAAGTTATCGACAGTTTTAAAGAAATACACTGGTATTCAAAGTTTGATGACTTTTGATAATGATGCCTTATTAGTTCGTAGAATTATGTTTACATTAGGAGAAGAGTTTAACGACGGTGAATTAGAGACATTATTGAAAGATTTAGAAGATCACGGATTTAGAGTTGTGTATGTGGAAGAGATGAAAAATCCACGTGAAGTTGAAACGATAGAGTAACATAACAAAAGCCATCTAATTATGAAGTGCACCCCAATTGTTAGACACAGTCTAACAATTGGAGGTGCATTTTTTATGGCTAAATTTTCTTCAAAAGAAAAAATCCAAGCGGTGAAACGATATTTAGATGGTACAGAAAGTGGAAAAACAATTGCTAAATCTATAGGAGTTAACCCTAGCGTACTTCGTGAGTGGATTAGACGATATGAGTCTTCAGGTGAAAAGGCCTTTGAAAAGTGCTATACATTCTACCCAGCCCAGTATAAACTAGATGTACTTTATTATATGAATGAACACGGGACATCTATCAGAGAAACAGCGGCACTTTTCAATATACCGTCTTATGAAACACTTCGGAAATGGAAAATAGCTTATGAAACAGGAGGATTGGATGCCCTACAATCAAAGAAAAAGGGGCGTCCAACCATGAAAGATAAAAAATAAAACCAGTAGATGAAGGATCAATCGAAGCCTTACAAGCGGAAAATGAACGTTTACGTATGGAAAATTCATATTTAAAAAAGTTGAATGCCTTAGTTCAAAACAAAGAAAAATCACCAAACAAGACAAAGCAAGTAATCTACGAGTTAAGGCATGAATTTCCTATCAAGGAGTTACTTCAACTCGCAAACATTCCACGTAGTACGTACTATTACTGGATGAAACATTTTAATCGTCCTGATCCAAATGCGGAGGTAAAAGAACTGATTCAAGCTATTTATAATGAACACGATGGTGTTATGGTTATCGTCGTATTCGTGATGAACTTATGAATCGTGGACACAAAGTAAATCATAAAAAAGTGTATCGTCTTATGAAAGAATTAGGGTTAAAATGTCTGGTTCGTATGAAAAAATATCGCTCTTACAAAGAGACAATTGGGAAAATTGCACCAAATATTTTAAATCGCAACTTCCAAGCTGAAAAACCAAATGAAAAGTGGGTTACAGATATTACGGAGTTTAAGTTATTTGGGGAGAAGTTATACCTATCACCAATGTTGGATTTATTTAATGGTGAAATTATCACGTATACAATTGGTTCAAGACCGACCTATTCCCTTGTTTCAACGATGTTGGACCAAGCCCCTTATTGTGTAACCGATCCGGATAAACTCCTCATTCACTCTGATCAAGTTGGCACTATCAAATGAAACAATACCGTCATTCTCTTAAGAATTGTGGCATAACTCAAAGTATGTCTCGCAAAGGAAACTGTTATGACAATGCCGTTATTGAAAATTTCTCCGGTATCATGAAATCGGAATTTCTGTATCGAAAAGAATTTGAAAGTATAACACATTTCAAACAAGAGTTAGCAAAGTATATAGAATACTATAATCATAAAAGAATTAAGGCAAAATTAAAGGGTATGAGCCCAGTACAATACCGGGCTCATACCCTAGAGGCTGCCTAATGAAACGACCTGTCTAACTTTCGGGGGTCACTTCAATTATGGATGGCTTTTGTTATGTTACGTGTGTAAAGTTATTTGAAAATAACGATAGGATAATAGGTGAGATTGTAACAATATTTGTGTAAGAGAATAAAAATGTAGATAATTTTGATTTTCAAAAAAATCAATTTGAAAATATGTTTTTATTTTGCAACTAAATATGTTACTATATGTGTGATAAAAACAAAGAGGTCTGACAACTATACTCCACGTAATAACACTCTAATGATTTAAAAATTCAAAAAAATCAAAATTCAAAACGGCAATTGTAATAATGATTAGAGTAAAAATAAGGGGAATGGAGAAATTATGGAGAAAGACACTGCTTTGTAAGGGGCATATTTTATCATCTTGAGCAGAGAGGAGGATGCATAGCATATTGTAAAATATAGAGATAAACAATGAAAAAGTGCTATGCAAATAAAGAGCATGAAGGGACGTTTAAGGCCAGGTGATACGGTAGCAATTGGTTTAATGCTATTTGCATTATTTTTAGGAGCAGGAAATTTAATTTTTCCGCCAGTTTTAGGTCAACAAGCAGGAGAGAATGTTTGGATTGCTACAATAGGATTCCTTGTAACGGGAGTCGGATTACCCCTACTAGCTGTAACAGCTGTCGCGTTTGTAGAGGGGGACTTGAAAGCGCTATCTTCTAGAGTCCACCCTATATTTGCGTTTATTTTCCCATTGATTAGTTATTTAGCAATTGGACCATTTTTCGCGATTCCTCGTACTGGAGCTGTTTCGTTTGAAATGGGTATGAAGCCGTTTTTATCAGAGGCAATGGTTTCAGAGTGGTACATGCTATTTCTTTTCACGATAGTTTTCTTCGGAATAACGTGGTATTTATCATTAAATCCATCTAAATTAGTGGATTGGTTTGGAAAGTTTCTTACACCATTATTAGTATTAATTGTCGCTGTTATTGTCGGAAAGGCAATCATTGATCCAATTGGAGAGCCAGCTACGCCGTTAGCTGCTTACAAAGAAAATGCTTTCTTTGGTGGATTTATTCAAGGATATTTAACGATGGATGCAATTAGCGCGCTCGTATTCGGAATTGTCGTCGTCCAAGTTATCCGCTCTAAAGGGATAAAAGAGAGTAGTCAAATTGCAAAAATAACAGTAGTATCAGGTATTATCGCTGTACTTGGTTTAACGTTAATTTATTTATCACTTGCTTATCTTGGTTCAACAAGCACATCACTTGGTATCTCAGAAAACGGTGGTCTTATTTTAACGAATGTTGTAAATGAGCTATATGGGACGAGTGGTAAAATTTTATTAGGGCTTGTTATTATACTCGCTTGTTTAACAACTTCTGTTGGGTTAACATCTGCGTGTGCGGGTTTCTTTACAAACTTATTCCCAAAACTTTCGCATAAAACGATTGTAACAATGGTATGTGTATTTAGTTTAATTGTATCTAACCTAGGTTTAACACAATTAATCGCAGTAACATTACCTGTGTTAATGATTATTTATCCAGTTGCAATTGTATTAATCGTACTTTCGTATTTCCATAAGTGGATTGGGAAGCGTAATACAATTTATATTGGAGCTATTTTAGGTGCATTGTTAATTAGTTTCTTTAACGGTTTAGAAAGTGCGAAAATTAAAATTGACGCGATTTCTAATGTACTACAAATGTTACCGTTATATAACGAAGGAATCGGATGGTTAATTCCATCATGTATTGGCGGGATTCTCGGTTTCTTCTTCTATAAATCAAATGAATCAAGTGAATTACAAAAGAAAGGTGCTTAGGCACCTTTCTTTTTTTAAAGGGGATTTTTGTATTTTGTCTAAGTAATAATTGGGGGGAATGATAAATGGCTAATTTTGAAGATTTTTTAAATTTGGATTTGAGAATTGGAACTGTAATACATGCAGAGGAATTTAAAGAAGCGAGAGTACCAGCGATTAAACTAGCAATAGATTTTGGAGAAATCGGGATAAAGCAGTCAAGTGCTCAAATTACGAAAAGGTATAGTCCAGAAGAGTTAATCGGTCAACAAATCGTTGCTGTTGTAAACTTTCCACCAAAGCGTGTAGCTGGATTCAAATCAGAAGTGCTTGTGCTTGGCGGCGTTCCTGAAGCTGATGATGTAGTGTTGCTTCAGCCTAATATGGAATTGCCAAATGGAACAAAAATTAGCTAGGGTGAAGGTAGGGGCTAATATGGATATCGGACGAGAATATTTACAATGTGCGATTTCGAACTTTAAAGCAATAAAGAAACAAGGAGAACGGGCACTTTCTCAATTATCATATGAACAAATACAATGGTCTTCTCATGAAGAAACAAATAGTATAGCGATTATTATTAAGCATCTGCACGGTAATATGCGTTCTAGATGGACGGATTTTTTTACGTCTGATGGTGAAAAAACAGATCGTAATCGAGATGGTGAATTTGAGGGATGCTATCATTCAAAAGAAGAAGCCATTATAGCTTGGCAAGAAGGATGGAAATATGTTTTTAATACGATAAATACTTTAACGCCGGAACACTTATTGAAGACGGTATACATTCGCGGTGAAGAACATACTGTCATGCAAGCAATTGAAAGGCAAATTTCTCATTATGCATTGCATATTGGTCAGATTATTTACATTGGGAAGATGTTAAAAGAAAATGAGTGGGAATGTTTAAGTATTCCGAGAGATCAGTCTGCGCATTATGTAGAGAAAAAACGTTCAACATAATAATAAGAAAGAAACCGATAAAAAATGGGGAAAAAGAAAGTCAGCCAAATAATAGATGGTTCTGTAATCATAAGAATACTGCCAAAAATAAGTCCATATACAATAAGAAAGAAATTGAAAAGTGTATTCAAAGGGAGAAATCGTGAGATGAACACTTGCTGTCCTTTATAACAATCACTGTGAAATAAATAAAAGCGGAAGTACCATGTGGCTGTAATAAGATCTTTCTTTCTCACAATTCTTTTTTTGCATGTATGACAGATAAATGGTGGTTGCATTTCATTACGCTCCATTTTTTATTTTCATAATAATGTGAGACAAAAGTAGGTACAAAGTGTATGTTCCTATATACGTTCCTGCAATAAGGAAAAATGGATTCAGTAAAATTCCATGAATGCTCGTCATGAAAACTAAATCTTGTATTAAAACATCGTATATATTAATGGAAATAATTATACCGAGTACATAAAGTGCCAAGTACGCAGAAATATGTAGCACAATAGAGATTTTTGGATGCTTAGCGGACAAATAAAAAATGAATGATAGAGCGATTGGTAATATTCCTATTAATAGCTTCAATTCATTTCACCTCATTAACAATATAGCCGAAATTTTAACGGTCTATTCTCTAGGGCTTGTACATAACTTGAAATAGAGAGGTGATAGTATGAATCGGGGCTTTTTTTTTATGAAGTTTACAAGTATGCGTAAGTTAGTTTTATTTGTTATTACTACAGTGCTAGCGACTTTTTTTCTTATTAGTCTGATGGTAACCTCTATGAAAGAGACGAAGTCAACGTATTTATATAATTGGTTAAATGAGTTATCGATGAATGGTTACATGTATGTACTTGGAAAAGAGAATCATTATTTTACACAGGAGTATCGAAATTTGAATCAAGATTTTTCAATTTCTTCTTTTCTCTTTTCTATGGCTACAAATATTCGCTTTAATGATATACGCAGTTTTGTCGGGAAAGAGCTCCCCGGGTTCGGTAAGTACGATACTGAAATTGTTATTGCGGGTGAGGGTACAAATTATTCTAACTTACCGATAGAGTCGAGTGTTCCTCTTGAAGAAGTAGTGAAGGAACGGACTAGTGGAACTGGACAAGCACCTAAACAAGATACGAATAAAGAGAAAAAACAGCCGTCCCAAACGACTGGAAAGAGACAAGTTGCGTTTATTTATCATACACATAGCTGGGAATCTTATTTACCTTTACTTAACTTAACGAATGACCCGAATCCGAATAAAGCAACGAGTTCTGTATCGAATATTTCTATGTTAGGAGACCGTTTCCGTGAACAACTAGAAGGTGAAGGGATTGGAGCTACTAACGATAAGAGTGATGTTGGTCAAAAGTTAATAAGTAAAGGTTTAAATAGTAATAGTTCGTATAAAATGTCACGAGAAATTGTGCAACAAGCTATGGCTGGAAATAAAGATCTTCAATACTTTTTTGATTTGCATCGTGATAGTGCCCGAAAGAATGTAACGACAAAAACAATTGGAGATAAATCATATGCAAAGCTTGCATTTGTAGTAGGGAAAGGAAATAAAAACTATGAAAAAAACTTACAATTAGCGACAGCTTTACATGAGGCGATTAATAAGAAATATCCAGGAGTGAGTCGTGGGGTCATTCAAAAAGGGTTCCAGACAGGAAATGGAATCTATAATCAAGACCTATCAGGACAAGCGATATTAATAGAAGTTGGCGGTGTAGATAATACGGAGGAAGAATTGAATCGATCAATTGATGCACTTGCTAAAGCATTTGGTGAATATTTTTGGCAGGCAGAAAAAGTGAATGGATAAAGTGAAACGTGAATTAGCCAGGACATCTATCGATAATTATTAGCTCACTTCAATTTTGGAAAAACGTAAGTGTAATGCTTGCGTTTTTTCTTTGTAATGGTGAGACGTCACAGAATAGACATAATTTGTCGGTGTTATAGTAATATCGAAATTTGTCAATTTATAGTAGGAGATTTACAAAGGGATTTTCGAGAAAGTAGAGAAAATCTTTTTATAAGGAAAACTTTTTATTATGAAACTGGTAGGGTGATTGAAGTGATTAGGGAGATCGAAATAGAAGATGCAGCATCATTTTTACAATTAAGTAAGCAATTAGATGAAGAAACGAAGTTTATGTTATATGAACCAGGAGAAAGAAAAACTACAGCTGAGCAACAAGAAAAAATAATCCATCGCTTTATAGAAAATGAATATGCAACAATATTTGTAGCAGTTGAAGATGAGAGGATAGTAGGTTTTATATTAGTGAATGGAAATAACATTCAAAGAAAGAGACATGTGGCAACCATTGTAATTGGTATTTTGCAAGAGTATAACGGGCGAGGTATTGGGACGAGATTGTTTAAAGAGGTTGAGAAGTGGGCAAAATTACATGATGTATGGCGTTTAGAATTAACAGTAATGGCCCACAATACAAGAGCTCAGACACTATATAAAAAAGCTGGATTTGAGAAAGAAGGTGTCAAAAAAGCTGCTCTTATTATCGATGGAAAGGAAATCGATGAGTATGAAATGGCCAAATTATTAAAATAAGAGGTCGTTATATGAAAAAAAGATGGGCACTACTCGGTATCGTAGCTGCAATAATTATTGTTGGAGTAGCAGGAATCAATTATAAAATGTATAAGGATAAGCAAGCGCGGGAAGTAAGTGTAAATAGCATATTTCCGAAAGCGAAAGAAACGATTGCTAATATGGATGGGGATATTGCGGTAATTAATAATCCGAATTCAATGCTTGTACTTGTGAATAAAAGTAGGCGTTTACCAGATGGTTATAGACCGCCAGATTTAGTTATTCCGAAAGTGCGCTACTCTAGTGAAGGTGATCAAGAAAAGAAAAAGATGAGAAAAGAGGCAGCGAGGGCGCTTGAGGAAATGTTCCAGCAAGCTAACAACGAGCGTATTTTTCTTTTTGCAGTTTCTGGATTTAGATCCTTTGATCGACAAAAAGCATTAAATACGATGTATAAAAAACAAGATGGGGAAGCAAAAACAGCAATGTCTAGCGCGGTTCCTGGCACAAGTGAGCATCAAACTGGATTAGCTATGGATATTACGTCTCAATCTGCTAAATTTCAGTTAGAGACGGTTTTTGGGGAAACGAAAGAAGGTCAGTGGCTTTCTGAAAATGCCCATAAATTTGGTTTTGTGATTCGATACACAAAAGCGAAAGAAACGATTACGGGCTATCGGTATGAACCATGGCACGTAAGGTATGTGGGAAATCCACAAGCTACATATTTGTATGATAATCAACTGACGCTTGAAGAAGTAACAGAGTAAATGATTGAGGGGAGAGACGTATAATGACGATGTTATATAAGAAAAAAGTACATGCATATATTACAAGAGAAAAAGAGGGGGTTATGCAATTACTTGTTTTTAAACATCGTGATATACATGAAGCTGGTATTCAAGTGCCAGGAGGAACGGTTGATGAAGGTGAAACGTTAGAAGCGGCTATATTGCGTGAAGTACAGGAAGAATCCGGATTGCGTCATTTATGCATAGAACGTTTTTTAGCAGATTACATCATACATATGAAAGAAAAACAGGAATATGAAAAACGCCACTTTTTCCATGTTACTTTACTAACAGATGTAAAGGATACTTGGGAACATATTGTAAGTGCTGGTGAGGAAGATAAAGGATTAGTATTTTGCTACGAATGGGTTGATATTGCAAAATGCCCTGAATTAGCTGGGAAACAAGGTGAGTTTTTACATTTATTAGATGAAATATACACACAGTAACGTTAGAGTCTGAAACGAAGGTTAATCCGTTTCAGACTTTTTTTATTTTTCGGGAAATTAAAGGTGTTTAAATAAGGAAATTGAATTTCTTTAAAGGAATATTAATTTAGGATGTGTTGAGGTGAAAAAAATGAAAAAGTAAGGGGTATACGCTAAAAAATTTCATATAAGGGAGAATATAAATGGAAATTCAGTTTAATCCAATCTTAAAAAAGGAATTAACAATTCAAGATATTCAAAATGAAATGGAATCAGGAAAGTTAACTTCAAAAGAGCTAGTGATGTATTATCTTTATAGAATCGCAAAGTATGATCAAGACGGACCGAAAATCAATTCAATTTTAGAAATCAATCCAGATGCAATTTTTATTGCAGAAGCGTTAGATTATGAAAGAAAGACAAAAGGTATAAGGGGTCCATTACATGGAATACCTGTTTTGCTTAAGGATAATATTGAAACGAATGACTCCATGCATACAAGTGCAGGTACAATAGCTCTAGAACAAAATATAAGCAGTGAAGATGCATTTCTCGTTACTCAACTGCGAGAAGCAGGAGCGGTGATAATAGGAAAAACAAATATGACAGAATTAGCAAATGCAATGTCTTTTGAAATGTGGGCTGGATATAGTGCAAGAGGTGGTCAAACAATCAATCCATACGGAACGGGCAAGGACCCTATGTTTGTTGGCGGATCTAGTACAGGATCTGCGATAGCAGTTGCTGCTAACTTTACAGTAGTATCTGTTGGGACAGAAACCGATGCTTCTATTTTGAGCCCCGCTGTTCAAAATTCTGTAGTAGGTATTAAACCGACTGTCGGTTTAATTAGTCGTAGAGGAATTATTCCATTTACTTATTCGCAAGATACAGCTGGACCATTTGCTAGAACGGTAACCGATGCTTCTATTTTGCTAGGGAGTTTAATTGGGGTAGATGAGAAAGATGTTGCTACTCATAGAAGTGAAGGTAGGGGAGAGCATGATTATACAAAATATCTTGATGTTAATGGCTTAAATGGAGCGAAGATTGGTGTGTTTAACGCTGCACCAAAAGATTATTACGAAAATGGTGAGTATGATGAAAACTTGTTTAAGGAAACGATCCAAGTATTACGTAATGAAGGAGCGACAGTAGTAGAAAATATTGATATTCCTTCTTTTCATAGAAAATGGAGTTGGGGAGTTCCGCTTTATGAACTGAAGCATAGTTTAGATAACTATCTTTCTAAATTACCTTCTACTATTCCGATACATTCTATTTCGGAGTTAATGGAGTTTAATAAAAACATAGCAGAAAGAGCTTTAAAATATGGACAAACTAAGTTAGAGGGAAGAAAAGACTTTCCAAATACGTTACGAAATCCAGAATATTTAAATGCGAGATTAGAAGATATATATTTTTCTCAAGAACAAGGC
This genomic interval from Bacillus thuringiensis contains the following:
- the spoIIP gene encoding stage II sporulation protein P, with protein sequence MNRGFFFMKFTSMRKLVLFVITTVLATFFLISLMVTSMKETKSTYLYNWLNELSMNGYMYVLGKENHYFTQEYRNLNQDFSISSFLFSMATNIRFNDIRSFVGKELPGFGKYDTEIVIAGEGTNYSNLPIESSVPLEEVVKERTSGTGQAPKQDTNKEKKQPSQTTGKRQVAFIYHTHSWESYLPLLNLTNDPNPNKATSSVSNISMLGDRFREQLEGEGIGATNDKSDVGQKLISKGLNSNSSYKMSREIVQQAMAGNKDLQYFFDLHRDSARKNVTTKTIGDKSYAKLAFVVGKGNKNYEKNLQLATALHEAINKKYPGVSRGVIQKGFQTGNGIYNQDLSGQAILIEVGGVDNTEEELNRSIDALAKAFGEYFWQAEKVNG
- a CDS encoding amidase family protein yields the protein MEIQFNPILKKELTIQDIQNEMESGKLTSKELVMYYLYRIAKYDQDGPKINSILEINPDAIFIAEALDYERKTKGIRGPLHGIPVLLKDNIETNDSMHTSAGTIALEQNISSEDAFLVTQLREAGAVIIGKTNMTELANAMSFEMWAGYSARGGQTINPYGTGKDPMFVGGSSTGSAIAVAANFTVVSVGTETDASILSPAVQNSVVGIKPTVGLISRRGIIPFTYSQDTAGPFARTVTDASILLGSLIGVDEKDVATHRSEGRGEHDYTKYLDVNGLNGAKIGVFNAAPKDYYENGEYDENLFKETIQVLRNEGATVVENIDIPSFHRKWSWGVPLYELKHSLDNYLSKLPSTIPIHSISELMEFNKNIAERALKYGQTKLEGRKDFPNTLRNPEYLNARLEDIYFSQEQGIDFALEKYNLDAILFPSYIGSTICAKAGYPSIAIPAGYMESGRPFGITIASTAFSEGILIKLGYAFEQATKHRKIPNLS
- a CDS encoding NUDIX hydrolase is translated as MTMLYKKKVHAYITREKEGVMQLLVFKHRDIHEAGIQVPGGTVDEGETLEAAILREVQEESGLRHLCIERFLADYIIHMKEKQEYEKRHFFHVTLLTDVKDTWEHIVSAGEEDKGLVFCYEWVDIAKCPELAGKQGEFLHLLDEIYTQ
- a CDS encoding GNAT family N-acetyltransferase; amino-acid sequence: MIREIEIEDAASFLQLSKQLDEETKFMLYEPGERKTTAEQQEKIIHRFIENEYATIFVAVEDERIVGFILVNGNNIQRKRHVATIVIGILQEYNGRGIGTRLFKEVEKWAKLHDVWRLELTVMAHNTRAQTLYKKAGFEKEGVKKAALIIDGKEIDEYEMAKLLK
- a CDS encoding M15 family metallopeptidase, coding for MKKRWALLGIVAAIIIVGVAGINYKMYKDKQAREVSVNSIFPKAKETIANMDGDIAVINNPNSMLVLVNKSRRLPDGYRPPDLVIPKVRYSSEGDQEKKKMRKEAARALEEMFQQANNERIFLFAVSGFRSFDRQKALNTMYKKQDGEAKTAMSSAVPGTSEHQTGLAMDITSQSAKFQLETVFGETKEGQWLSENAHKFGFVIRYTKAKETITGYRYEPWHVRYVGNPQATYLYDNQLTLEEVTE